In one window of Erinaceus europaeus chromosome 17, mEriEur2.1, whole genome shotgun sequence DNA:
- the LOC132534048 gene encoding uncharacterized protein LOC132534048, which yields MTYGAYNVGRDLPIPQISDNLATYALWPSLLLVEEISKGLCPFFTRLFCCFWNIYLWTTLWFPPNASPHELAFRCGARGFGRGLPPRCSASESRAAGMAGRAAAHPGSYTGALWPAPSARLAHPPFCYEVWTDPGPPGDLGLPAETGPPGRDPQFGSEVRKARIQRDSCRDRYLQFLELKLRKKPPLDNAFPKRLRQYRSKLVFKMTCLRNKSFPPCVLKTMFTYVFKVW from the coding sequence atgacatatggcgcctacaacgtgggacgtgacctgcccatcccccagataagtgacaatttggctacctatgcactatggccttctcttctgctcgttgaagagatctccaaaggcctctgccctttcttcacgagactgttttgctgtttctggaacatttatctctggaccactctgtggtttccgcccaacgccagcccgcatgagctggCTTTCCGCTGCGGGGCGCGGGGctttgggcgtgggctccccccACGCTGCTCCGCCtccgagagcagggcagcaggcatggcgggcagggctgcagcccatcctggcagCTACACCGGGGCACtttggcccgcgccttctgcacggctggcccacccgcccttctgctatgaagtctggacagatcctggaccacctggagacctcgggctccctgctgaaacagggccccctggccgagatccccaattcggctctgaagtcagaaaagctagaatacagagagattcctgcagagatcgctacctacaattcctggagctgaagttgcgcaagaagcCACCTCTGGACAATGCATTCCccaaacggctaagacagtatagatctaaactcgtgtttaaaatgacatgtcttcgtaacaaaagttttcctccttgtgtattgaagaccatgtttacgtatgtgtttaaagtttggtaa
- the AAMDC gene encoding mth938 domain-containing protein isoform X2 — protein MGLERNRNRELLLGLHACKFLPSLAVSHPHAGRDQVIDPGSSCMHSPGVQPADVEDVVKQGVQTLVIGRGMSEALKVPASTMEYLLKQGIDVRVLQTEQAVKEYNSLAAQGIRVGGVFHSTC, from the exons agctattgctggggcttcatgcctgcaagtTTCTACCATCTTTGGCAGTGTCTCACCCTCATGCTGGTAGGGACCAAGTGATTgatcctgggtcctcatgcatg CATTCTCCAGGTGTGCAACCAGCAGATGTGGAAGATGTGGTCAAGCAGGGTGTGCAGACCCTTGTGATTGGCCGAGGGATGAGTGAGGCACTGAAG gtgcctGCATCAACCATGGAGTATCTCCTGAAACAAGGCATTGATGTGCGGGTGCTCCAGACAGAGCAGGCAGTGAAGGAGTACAACTCTTTGGCTGCCCAGGGCATCAGGGTGGGGGGTGTCTTCCACTCCACCTGCTGA
- the LOC103119431 gene encoding LOW QUALITY PROTEIN: ran-specific GTPase-activating protein-like (The sequence of the model RefSeq protein was modified relative to this genomic sequence to represent the inferred CDS: inserted 1 base in 1 codon), with amino-acid sequence MAATKDTHEDHDTSTENADESNHDPQFEPIVSLPEQEIKTLEEDEEELFKMRAKLFRFASENDLPEWKERGTGDVKLLKHKEKGTIRLLMRRDKTLKICANHYITPMMELKPNAGSDRAWVWNTHADFADECPKPELLAIRFLNAENALKFKTKFEECRXEIEEREKKGGGNDNAEKVVEKLEALSVKEETKEPEENKEKAEEEKQ; translated from the exons ATGGCGGCCACCAAGGACACCCATGAGGACCATGACACTTCCACTGAGAATGCAGATGAGTCCAACCACGACCCCCAATTTGAGCCCATTGTCTCTCTTCCTGAGCAAGAAATTAAAACGCTGGAGGAAGACGAGGAGGAGCTTTTTAAAATGCGGGCAAAGTTATTCCGATTCGCTTCAGAGAATGATCTCCCAGAATGGAAAGAACGAGGCACAGGGGACGTCAAGCTCCTCAAGCATAAGGAGAAAGGGACCATCCGCCTCCTCATGAGGAGGGACAAGACCCTGAAAATCTGTGCCAACCACTACATCACACCAATGATGGAGCTGAAGCCGAATGCGGGCAGTGACCGTGCTTGGGTCTGGAACACCCATGCCGACTTTGCCGATGAGTGTCCCAAGCCAGAGCTGCTGGCCATCCGCTTCCTAAATGCTGAAAATGCACTGAAATTCAAAACAAAGTTTGAAGAATGCA AAGAgattgaagaaagagaaaagaaagggggcgGAAATGATAATGCTGAGAAAGTGGTGGAAAAACTTGAAGCTCTGTCAGTGAAGGAGGAGACCAAGGAACCAGAAGAGAACAAGGAGAAAGCTGAGGAGGAGAAGCAATAA